ttaagaaaaagaaggCTCGGCAAATACCAACATATTGAACGCAGTAAATACAACAAAGTCATACGGATAAAATTTATCTTTCAGATTAATTGACTAGTATGATTAATTacgaataatttaataaagtgtCTAATTTGTATGAATCTACAGCGTTGGAATCGCTTTCCGACGGCCTGTGAGATTATTGGAAGCAGTATTTTGATTACTAAACAAATCACAACTGCGCAAAACAAAATGGGGCACTGAgttcaaatacatataattaacatGACATTGACGAAAGACTACATTTACAAGCACTAAACGAACAAACTACCTACAATTCGACAACCTtgtaacaattaatttaaataaatgttacatCGAGTCAATGTTAGTAACAGTTAGGTCCTACACTATAAATGACAGACAATCCTAGTATAAACTTTGACACTGATTCACATAAAAGGTTGTttcataaatgaaaaatataaattagctctatgtattcaaaattcactACAAATATTCGAGGAAAGGCATTAATTcgattaagaaataaaaaatattatgtgaaGGCTATGATATTTTTGACCTAGTTGGACTAGTGTTTTTTTgggtaaaaactaaattttaaataaatacaattttattccaATTCATGTTAGGATCTGATAGTTAATATGCAGCGTAGAAGTTGATAGTATGTAAACTGATATTATTCTAGTTATGTTACTGAAATTCCAATATTCGTAAGTCAGATGAGTGTCATTGTGCATACTAACATATTCCACTAaataggaaaatattttataaatatctcaaTGAAAAATTGTGTGTGTATTAAATACAacattatatgaataaattagaattttttttagcaATGAAAGAcagcttatttcaaaaatgatccaataaatgtttacaatttttattgaaattaggCTCGAATCACATTGGAGTAGGATCCTTTCAGATTTCCAAACACCATGCCACTTGCACGAGTGAATGAGATTATGTGGGATATTGTTGGTTAAGTACTACTCCAATTTAGTCTCCACAGCATAATTAGGTAGTCAAATTACTTCAAAAACATTTCGATGGGTCGTTTCAACTCTATTCCAATGTGAATCAAACCATAGCTGCTGTGAATTTTGATcgttttttatcatttatttgttcttTGTGACGACTGGTCCTTCGTCTAGCAAGTTCTCGAGTTGCTTGGAGTCGGTGACGGGAAGCGAACAGGCGTATCGGCGACACACGTACGCTGTAGGCACGTCGCCGGCCGACCTGATTCGGCTGAGCActagaaaacaaaaaagatgTCTGTACAGTGCAtagtaaaatgaataataacaaattaacaCATAGTATTTCTACATCTAAGGTGATTATAAGCAGCGGAAGAAAGTATTTTCGTTCAAATGGTTTAGTGATAAGGCAATGATtagatttaaaacaaaaagctgGTGCTAGCGTAACGCATATTACTTACGCACAGGCAGAGTTACGGAGGAGCTATCTAATGGTTCCATATCATTTTGGGGTTCATTCACGAACGTTGATAGGACAAATGTTTTATCTCTGAAGTAATCCAAAGTGTTAAGGAGAAAAGATAGGATTACtttgtcattttatttatataagtatttttattataaaatatagtattgtattGAGTTAGTACCTAcccaagtctcgaacttacttcgggaATAACTATGTGTATTCTgaccgtatatatttatttattcattttcatgaatttttcatagttttaccttccaaaatttaattaatttcacttCCCTTGGGTCTCTCCTCTTATCTTCTCTTGGGTTGTTGACCCGGTCCTCTTCAAACCGAAAGAACGCCTCGAGCATGAAACCAAATAAGCACCAACAGATAATTGTGAGCCGGCAAAGAGAGACTCACGTATGTCGGACATACCGGGCGCGTCGGCGGCGGGGTCGGCCACGGCCAGCACGCGGCCCGGCAGCAGGCGCGCGCGCACCACGCGCACCAGCTCCAGCGTGCGCGGGTCCGAGCAGCCGCCGGCTATCAACACCTGCAAATTTATTTAGTGATAGCTACTGTGTAAGTCATACGTCTTATTTACCCTCTATTGAGAAGACACAAGAGAAAAACATTCATGAATAGATTATACCATCCACCCAATCCGAGTAACCACCCGAAATCAAAATCCGATGTCAATAGTAAATAACTTGGTTGCTagataaattttgattttcaatGGTCAGATTTCCTCGACTCGACTCAACGACACTCGAACATATTGGTATTATTAGTCTGCTCTGGCATCTTCTTGAGGAATTTCCTCACTAGAAGTGAGCAATGAACTGTCACACATAGGGTTGGTCTGCAGTTACCTTGAGGAAACCCTCGAACTAGATTCAGTACGTTTACGACGCTACAATCGCTttgattatgttttttaaagatatcaGATTTTGAAACTTTTGTGGATATACTATACCTTAACCTATACCTATTTAAACCGTAGGTACGTCATCATCATTAACAAAAGTACCAACTAAAAAATGAAACTTCTTCAAAACCGTAACGTCATATACCTCAACTCATCTTCATTAAAGGATACTTATGTAATGGTGAGTTTTTAAGTATGAATACGAAATTCGGGGAACTCCTTGAGGCTTCCTCCAATGAGTTTGAGTCGAGGTCTTTATAAGTTACGTTTAAGAATATGGATGTTAGACTAACAAAAATCAAGACAGCAGTTTCTAATAGTACCTAATTACAAGATCAGATTATGGTCATAAGTGGACCTCGGACAACTAAAATGTAATACCATCATGAACCAGCGAAGCACTGTAGATGGTGTATTTAGGCCTTATATATAGCCCAAAAGCAAGACTGCCATgattaaatatacaaacttGAGTGGGCGAGTCATTATAGAACATGAGTGCCGACATCATCTCCGGCAACGACGTGGGCGCctcattcaatcttttcgaaaACGCCAGCAGCAACTTCTTGGCCATTTCTCTCTCTTGGTCTCCGCCTTCGGGGGCCGCGCTCTTGTCGGCGTACGCGGCGAGGCGAAGTAGGTTGTGGCATGACACGCTATTGCCTGAGGGCTCGGCGCCATCTTGGTCTGTAATAGACAAGCAGACggttcgaaattcaaatagtaaaatgttatttcttcttttataacgTATGCTCTTGACAGAACTGGCATGTTGCTTGGGAGCACGCAGCATTGGCATATTTTGGCACATATCAAATCCTTCGACGATTGTAATCAATTGGACTaggtatttgttattttgccACTTGATTAACTGTACAAATACTCCTCGACCAGTGGTCCCCCGGGTAATCAAGTATTGTTTGTACAGTTACCGATATGAATACGAAACTTCGAAATACGTTTCCACTGTGATAACTAATAACAGGTTGTTTACACATAAAACTGCATAATCTTGTGTATCACTACATACTTAGttggtataaaataatttgttttaattaagtccAGCAACTTAAGTGAGATTAACGAATTTGTTGCTGGATTTGATCcatatccatactaatattacaaagagaaaacatttgtttttgtttgtaacaaataaaatctaaaattactGAACCAATTTGATATTTGACACCGAGACAAACAAaactatcatacatacatcaatatagtcacgtctacatcccttacggggtaggcagagccaactgAACAAATACTGAGAGGCCATGTTCAGCAGTATGACAAACCAAAACCAtcatagtatattttattgtaattcccACCTTCTTTTAGCCGTAACACAACCGTGTCATCATCAGCAGAGCACGTGAAGTAACCGCCGCTCGCTGCGTCCCAAAACAGAGTGTTCTGTGTGTTCTGCAGCTCGCGAGCCCAATCCAGCCAGCGGAGGTCCAGCGAGGCCTCGTACAGGTCCAACAAGCCCTTTATGAGGAAAGCATAGTCGTCAAGGAAACCCTTGATCGGCTGATCCCTGAAAATAAGGATACAATAATTCTTTTTAGCGTCGCAAGAAACGTAAAATAAAAGTCCTTGTACCTTGAAATGCCCGGCGAtgtagaataggatcactccatctacTTTGGATGCTTTATAGGCACTTGTGGAGGGCACATGGATACAGTtcctgtaaaaacctgacttgcaCAATGCAAGTCATCCGGGATAAACGCCTCCTGGCGTATTAGACAAAATCCTGAGTAAGTACAGATAAATTAacgatttatttcttttataactatgtactattttcttattactgtgtaaatttctatgcaataaagatattaacgATGTCTTACGTTTGTGAAATTGCGCCATTTTCGTCTCTATAGCAGGAATGCAAAAGAGTCTTTGTGGACTTATCATACAAATGTTTCTTGATAAAATCCGCGGTTTTAATAGCATCTTCCACATAATCCTTATCGCCCAATCCTTGACCTGCTTGCGCCAAACCAGTGATCATAAGGCCATTCCAAGAACAAAGAATTTTGGTATCCAAATGCGGACGCGGCCTCTTCTGCCTTGCTTCGTATAGTACCTCAACACATTCCGATATCACTTGATTGAACTGCTCCATATTCAATCCAAACTTTTTAGCAGTTCCCTCTTTACTTCCGTAAATAATCAAAACATTCTTATTTTCCAGTTCACCGTGAGGATCGCTTCCATGCGAAATGTTCCCATCTTCTTCGACGCTAAAATAATCGCAGAAGACATCCAAATAAGGAATCGCGCCAATTTTTTTATCGCCTAATAGATCTTTCAATTCGCTATACTCCCACACGCAAAACGCCCCTTCGCGTTTGTGTGCTGCCCCAAATGTAGGGAACGAATCGGCATCTTCTGCACTGTAATAGCCACCGGAACCATGTCTTAAATCTCTATTTACGTACTTGATAATATCTCGAACAACTTCGGCGTAAAAATCTTCTTTTGTAGCGAGATAAGCATCAGTATAGGCCACCACTAACTGGGCTTGATCATATAACATTTTCTCAAAGTGTGGGACATGCCAGTCGTTATCAACAGAGTATCGCGCGAAACCACTGGATATGTGATCATGAATTCCCCCTTTGGCGATTTTAGTCAATGTGTACAAACACATCTCCAAACATTTCTTTCCTTCAGGATGAGATTTATCACGAGCgtaataatgaaaaagaaaattaaatatggatGCCTGCGGAAATTTCGGAGCTGTACCAAAACCACCAAAATCTGGTTCATAGTTTGTAATATATCTCTTGACGCACTTTTCCCAGGTTGCTTCACCTGGAATGGAAGCAGATGTATCAGAATCAATAATAGAAATCTTTTTCAGTGCTTCTATTATACTGGTGCCAGCATCCATAAATTGTTCACGATTTTCCTTCCACTTCTTGGCCAGAGACAACAAAACTGTCTTGAACCCTGGTCGACCCCAGTTATCATTAGGTGGAAAGTAAGTGCCCCCAGTAACAGGTCTCAAATCTGGGGTCAGGAAGACAGACATGGGCCAGCCACCGCCTCCTGTTGTCGCCATCACAAACAACATGTAGACTCTATCAATATCAGGTCGTTCCTCACGATCCACTTTTATGTTAACAAAGTGttcattcataacttttgCAGTATCTTCATTTTCAAATGATTCTTTTTCCATGACATGGCACCAATGGCATGTAGAGTAGCCAACTGATAGAAAAATAAGCTTATTCTCTGCCTTAGCTTTGTCTATGGCTTCTTGGCACCACGGGTACCATTGAACAGGGTTATGGGCATGTTGTAACAAATATGGTGATTTCTCAGAAATTAGACGATTTGTATGCTTCGGTTTTTCAACTGAACTGGACTCTGCACTGGGTGTAGCCATCTTTATAATGTTGTCACTGAGGCTCCTGGACAGTTGTGGTGCGGTGATACTGTTGTGTCCAAATGTTGAAAGTCTGTAAATATAATTCTCACAGTCAAATATACGTCTTTAAATTCAGatgaagtaaattttttgtctACTATTAAATAGGTCAAAATAACTTAGAGAAATCATTTATAAAGCTactgattaaatttttaacacttttttaaataaattttactccTGTAAGTAAGAGCACACTGGGAACCAAACTAATAGTCGTAAATTTCATTGAACataacaattctttttttatcattagctaggttttttaatgaagttctatatgaaaagtaaaaaaaggataTGACTCAAAGAAAATGTAATGATAGAATGCTAAAGAAATTGTAGCCATGTTTGCAACTACTTAtttgattatacatattaatcaGCAAAGTTTACCTTTATAACTAAATAggatatgtaatattttaatgaaaattttacttgAAAGTTAGTTGTAAATGATTTTcctgaaaataaacaacaaatataaatgtactgtAAAGTTAAATAGTTGGAATTcaacaatatcaattaaaagcaaataaccatgtattttattgtacctACAGAATTGATTCATTTCAGAATCCAAAAATACTAAGTACCTAAGGGTTTATAtgaccccccccccccccccaagtattttttttttgccggaagccccctttttttaaatgaatttttgaaaattcatataaaaaaatggacaGCAGGGGGTGCAGGGCACGGAGGGGTCCACCAAAGTCTTCAAACTGAGTCAAAAAAGTCTAgtataggttaggttaggtttaacttccctttttacatgaaaactctaaaaattctaaaaaaaaaactataggcTTCCGGCAAGGGGGGGGTCACGGGAGGGGGGGTGTTACCCCCTCTCCCTCCCCACCCCTCTCCTGCGGTGGTCCGTTTCAAGAGTTTTACCATAAATACCAAATAAGTTAATTGTAAAGTTTCCACCAAAACGACTGTCTACTGTTGTaacaatgttatttaaaattgtttattaattaaattttgcagcattttcttgattaattaaagttgtagatctattgaaataaaaaatgacaaatttataaacctcCTTTCTCTTTCGTATACACAAACAGaacatgtaaacaaaacaaggTCATGCGCTTTTGCTTGTGGGCCATTAACAGTAATAGTGCCTTGGGGtgaagtatttatataataggtaggtatttcgTCTTGTGATAATTACGCATCTAGGTGTTTGGTCATCGTATGTAACTCTATAAATACCTTTTTGGCAGGTTTATGTCGCGATGAACGCACACCGGGTGTCCCACAAGAGGCTCTTTATTTGAGCTTTGATTCAAAttgatgtttttaaatttgttatcaCCAGTCGATAAACGCCGCAACAGCAGCACTGCACGGCCTGTCGGCATAATTAGACTAAATTTTTTGATCAGGACATGgattttctataattttaataattaaatcgtaataaattgagaataaaataaattacgtcgacgaaaatattttgattgaagTTTGTATTGTACTTTGTATTTGCTAAGAGAATGTCAACATCACTTTGACAATTTGACGTATCAGACATTTAGTTATCTTTTTTTCGTAAATTGTCTTGGCTGCCTGGTTcattcatgtatgtatgaacaaaGAATTTGTTTGAACTTTTTGGCGGGATTCGGGAACCCAATCGTCATGCTGTTTGTGCTGTATTAATGATATGAAAACTCATTGCTCTACTCATAGAGCTCCTTAGTTACCATGTTTATAACGTCACTTATATTGTATTTCAATACGTGCTGTTTTAAGCTGAATAAAACCAACGTTCCTTATGGTTTtgtctttattcttgtatcaattaataatttagcagtctttgcttgcgcgatttagactattcgctgtttttgactgatagcgtcgcgtgattgcTTTTATGACTTGTGGCATAGAGATGTCACCACATgggttattaattttgaagtaTTCGTGGACAAGGAGTGTTGGAGAGTAATAACGGATTTAGTGACATGATGTTCACCCAAAAGAGTTTTGGGTTCTCTTCGTCTTCGTcctcatccgcgtggaatagttattttaagcaTCATTAAAGCCTAAGGCttttctcgataaatgatctattcgacgcaaaagggttttttaattcgatccagtagttcttgagattagcgcgttcaaacaaacacacagacTCTTCAGCCtagtaatattagtatagatgggcACAATATCGGCGCTTCATTTTGCCGTATGGTAATACTCCtgcctttttttctacgtctatTCTCACGATATAAcaaatgctattttttaagAGTAGGCGCAGGTGTACGGAGCTGcctcttgattgacttttacaaactgCGCCGGATGAGAAGCAACTAGCACATATTACTTATGTGGCTTGGCTTACTACCAGCCAAGCTAGTATGGAAACTTATTTccagataatattaataagtaagAGTAAATATCAGTAAGATgtataattaagtaggtatattctttaatatattaaagaaaatgtttgtaaGAAAAGTCTGATTTGCCGTAACAATAAACGGAACCCTTGGATACGTAATAAATTGGGCTTGGGAAGGAGGACTTTGCagtatgaatttttaaaaagaatttcagAAAAGATTTGAAGACAGCTGCACAGGCAATTGAATTTGTAATGATCAAATATGTGTTACCCGCCAATTTGCGGACGTCTGACGGGAGTTCGTGAAAAATCTATTACTACTCTGGACAAAGGCGGAACTCATGTTCCTATCCAGAGAGTTGACGACGCACCCGGGACTTCTGCCAGGAGTATGCTTATAACTTCCAAGTTGACAAATAGGTTCATTATAGATTTCTCAAGAGTAGGTAAGTAGTAGCTAAAGACTGACTAGACTTTTTGAAATAAGTGataggtaatttttattttcacctgATTGATTTCATTCCAACcgattaattgtttttatcatttctgACATCGGTAAAGatattaactatattttaagtttcttataatgttaatgtaaataaattcaatatccTTGAGTAAGCTTAAGCCGTACGTATCCtcgtaaaaacaaaacaggtACAGAAGGAACATTACTGTATGCAACTTAAGGGATCGCTATTCCCTCAAGGTCGGTTTATTTATGCAGCTCCTATCACATCACTAAAATTGTCTTAGCGAGAGCCACTAAAGGGTCCCtcacatttatatttcaaagcATGCACCCTCGTGCTATTCTGTCACACGCATGCGCTGAAATCCTGACGCCATTCCCACTTTCACTGCAATACAAACAACGTGTTTTGATGTGTATTTATATGTCCCAAAATTGTGCCGGCCTAATGTGTTCTTGACACGAAATACACTGTAATTCGGAAATGAAGAACGGTGAGAAGTCCCCCTTATGATAGTGAAGCGTACATTAGTCAAATTGCCAAGGTAAGTGGTGTTTGGTTATGTTTCTATTGCTATCGGCTGTTCGGCAAGTTGATTGGTTGTTCTCACATGTAAACAGATGTCAATATGATTTACAAATgttattacatacctacttgaACAGAAAAGTAATACTACAGTAGAGAGAAAGGAAAATGAAAGGCGCTATTttcacgaaaaaaaaaatagaataagtaGGTAACATTGCCAATAACTAGATATGTAAGCTAGGTATTTTGAACTCGTCTGCAACAGTAGCGCTAAGCGGtgtaaccgattttgatgcgaaTATTATAATCGCAAATGACTACTTACATAAGAAACcgtaaatgccgtgtggtttagaATAGGACGGAATCTAAGTATAGGACCCCTACATCtcttcccaaggatgtcgtaaaaggtttataggttcccctgcaataGTTGCTGTGAtaagacgggagtcgcttcgtgtttaATCCAaactcactcaatccaggattatAATCAAAGGCCAAAGGCCCACtcggctcctctccagagaggttaggatgtaaccgggactaacgctagAATGAGTTTTCTAAATTGAGTTTTGTTTCAATGGTAATTTTGTTagtaaaaagagaaaattagTGTATATTGGTTATAATATggccttaattttatttggatcGTAACCATTCTTGATATAAACcgccagtatttttttaaacaacgtAACTAGGATTGCCCAAGTTAAGCAGGGCATGAAATTGCGTCAGTTGCCATGGCAACTTTAAGAGGGGAAACCGTCTGTTGCATGCGGTTTATTTGCTGCTATCCATTTATTACCTACCTGTAATACGTTTAAGTAACCAGTATTACATGCATACCtatatagtaataatattcttATAATATACTTCGATAATATTCTTAAAACCAAATGCTTAGTTATTTAATACCAAAGCCTTTACAACGAGTGTCTGCAGCGCTAATTATGCATTgtcttatcttattttttcacGAAAAAAGGCAAAGGTGTCTGCTGAAATGTCTATCCGTGCTTAGGTGCAACGTGCAAATTTGGCTAACAATAGGATAGTATTAGGTATAGTAAGAAACAGTTTTCGAAAATTCTTTCGTGCCATCTAGGTATTTACCATAATACTGGTCACACTGGTGGTAGGGTGTTGATAGTCTTTTGACGCTGTTCCGGTTCCCAGTGAAGTTTTTTACtcattcttacatacataaaacaaaatttaaggaGGAGAGTTTTGACCAATTCTTGCTAACTTTGGGGGTTCAAAACCTGGCTAAATTATTTCACGGTATAAAAGAATACCGCCAGTATGTGGTCAAACAATGCCTGTTGTTGTCTACATATCTCATGTAATATAAAGATGATGTTTAGCTCTAGGTACaagtttttaatcaatttttttatggcgGCTTCCGTTTATAATGGCTAAAACCCTTACAATATTCTTAACTTCAAGTACTTACTAATAAAAGGCAATTCTGCGAGTTGTATGATGTTTAAATTaagcttattattttaaaaattcaatgtaCGTCAGAAAACGTTTAAGAATAGAAAAACGCTTTGAGAATTAGTTCTGAGGGGTTGGAGTTGACTTTATTGTTCTTGTTCAAGCTAAAACTCTTTTGTTTGTTCCAGGTGTTCTACAAAACGTCTCAAAACATCGTGCCTTAAATCTTCCTCTATACTTTCTATATTTCTACCCAGTAAAGTTAAGTCCATTTCTGTCCAAAACCAGGAGTCCAAAAATAATTGTCACGGAGAATCTGTCCATATAAAACAACGTAtttttaaatccaaataagataaacttttatataaaGGACGAATGACAACAGCGACCTAAATAAGGAACGTAAGACACAGAAACTAAGAATATAGCGATGAATGACGAAAAGAGCTGATCTTAAATGAATATGGGCTTACAGATATAGATAAAGAACGAATGAAATTGGAAGGCGAATCAGTGAAGAATGACGAAGAGAGCTCACCTCAAATGATATTGGAAGAGACAAAGTTAAGTCAAGAACGAGATAAAGAACGAATGAAATTGCACTAAAGATCGGTAACTGCTAGTTGGATGGTGTATTTAAGATGTCCGTTTGGGTGCGGAGTGGGTGCGGAGGCGGCGCGGAAATgcgcgcgcccgccgccgctgCCACGACGCTGCTGTCGACCAACACCTCCATGGAGTCAGGAATCGAAGCTGGGGTACTACCAACGGTCACGGGGTCCCTCGCTTCGGCGCGGGATTCCCTGGGCTCGCTATCGAGGGCCGCTGAACCGCTGTACGACACAGACCATACTGATCTCGGCTCGGAACTGGATGAGGCGGAGATCAGACGAGAGTTGATGCATGATGTGAGTTTTACTCGTCGCATTTTTCCCGCATGTTAAGAAATgcttcaatatttataaaatccgATCCAGTTTAGTGTACTAGCTTTGTTTAGGTATActtatctattaaaattattaaactgttaagttatatcaaatttcaaatgtcTCTTATTTAAAATCCTTATTTTTCAGAAATGGCGCCTTCTTTTTGATAGGGTAAGTTATATTAGTatcttcttaaaaatatttttatatagttactTTACAAGGAAACCTACGTGATGAAGAAACTGATTTGGTGTGCGATATcttcattttgtttataaggtATAAATATTTCTGTAAAACAATCATACAAAccattatttgtaaaatcataaaataattaaccaaAAGTTAGAAATACtatataagttaataaatatataagtttataaataatagtaagaattttataaaaagatacCTGGGAAGATGATGAAGATAGATACTCCTTGgtatggatttgaatattagtAAGATTCTTTACGAGATATAACGTGGTGTTAAATAACCTTAAATCATAGAAACTATCATTTTATCTGttatgattatataaaatttaattcagaGAAGTTTCCATGCTTTTGGCTGATTAAAATGTACAGAAGCGCTGTGtgaatgttttaaaatgtgataaaaagaGGCGGTAGCGCCGTCTCAAACGAAGTGTCGTCACGTAGCGAACATTCAGATAATGTGAGGTAGGAGATAGGGCGcttacattttttgttcctgtctttttggaaatgaaaatattaaacatgtGTGAAGTCGTATAAAGTCGGTTATGATATtcctattattaatttttgggTTGCGATCGTAAAAGTTTATCTACGTGACCGTTAAGAAATGGCTGAACGTGAGCTTTGTTTTCAGTTCGATCCAGAAGGCTTCGGGGAGATTC
The Amyelois transitella isolate CPQ chromosome 12, ilAmyTran1.1, whole genome shotgun sequence DNA segment above includes these coding regions:
- the LOC106142623 gene encoding spermatogenesis-associated protein 20 isoform X1; the protein is MPTGRAVLLLRRLSTGDNKFKNINLNQSSNKEPLVGHPVCVHRDINLPKRLSTFGHNSITAPQLSRSLSDNIIKMATPSAESSSVEKPKHTNRLISEKSPYLLQHAHNPVQWYPWCQEAIDKAKAENKLIFLSVGYSTCHWCHVMEKESFENEDTAKVMNEHFVNIKVDREERPDIDRVYMLFVMATTGGGGWPMSVFLTPDLRPVTGGTYFPPNDNWGRPGFKTVLLSLAKKWKENREQFMDAGTSIIEALKKISIIDSDTSASIPGEATWEKCVKRYITNYEPDFGGFGTAPKFPQASIFNFLFHYYARDKSHPEGKKCLEMCLYTLTKIAKGGIHDHISSGFARYSVDNDWHVPHFEKMLYDQAQLVVAYTDAYLATKEDFYAEVVRDIIKYVNRDLRHGSGGYYSAEDADSFPTFGAAHKREGAFCVWEYSELKDLLGDKKIGAIPYLDVFCDYFSVEEDGNISHGSDPHGELENKNVLIIYGSKEGTAKKFGLNMEQFNQVISECVEVLYEARQKRPRPHLDTKILCSWNGLMITGLAQAGQGLGDKDYVEDAIKTADFIKKHLYDKSTKTLLHSCYRDENGAISQTDQPIKGFLDDYAFLIKGLLDLYEASLDLRWLDWARELQNTQNTLFWDAASGGYFTCSADDDTVVLRLKEDQDGAEPSGNSVSCHNLLRLAAYADKSAAPEGGDQEREMAKKLLLAFSKRLNEAPTSLPEMMSALMFYNDSPTQVLIAGGCSDPRTLELVRVVRARLLPGRVLAVADPAADAPGMSDILLSRIRSAGDVPTAYVCRRYACSLPVTDSKQLENLLDEGPVVTKNK
- the LOC106142623 gene encoding spermatogenesis-associated protein 20 isoform X2, translated to MPTGRAVLLLRRLSTGDNKFKNINLNQSSNKEPLVGHPVCVHRDINLPKRLSTFGHNSITAPQLSRSLSDNIIKMATPSAESSSVEKPKHTNRLISEKSPYLLQHAHNPVQWYPWCQEAIDKAKAENKLIFLSVGYSTCHWCHVMEKESFENEDTAKVMNEHFVNIKVDREERPDIDRVYMLFVMATTGGGGWPMSVFLTPDLRPVTGGTYFPPNDNWGRPGFKTVLLSLAKKWKENREQFMDAGTSIIEALKKISIIDSDTSASIPGEATWEKCVKRYITNYEPDFGGFGTAPKFPQASIFNFLFHYYARDKSHPEGKKCLEMCLYTLTKIAKGGIHDHISSGFARYSVDNDWHVPHFEKMLYDQAQLVVAYTDAYLATKEDFYAEVVRDIIKYVNRDLRHGSGGYYSAEDADSFPTFGAAHKREGAFCVWEYSELKDLLGDKKIGAIPYLDVFCDYFSVEEDGNISHGSDPHGELENKNVLIIYGSKEGTAKKFGLNMEQFNQVISECVEVLYEARQKRPRPHLDTKILCSWNGLMITGLAQAGQGLGDKDYVEDAIKTADFIKKHLYDKSTKTLLHSCYRDENGAISQTDQPIKGFLDDYAFLIKGLLDLYEASLDLRWLDWARELQNTQNTLFWDAASGGYFTCSADDDTVVLRLKEDQDGAEPSGNSVSCHNLLRLAAYADKSAAPEGGDQEREMAKKLLLAFSKRLNEAPTSLPEMMSALMFYNDSPTQVLIAGGCSDPRTLELVRVVRARLLPGRVLAVADPAADAPVLSRIRSAGDVPTAYVCRRYACSLPVTDSKQLENLLDEGPVVTKNK